TGATGGATATCTTTTTCAGGATAAACAAATCTATTATTATCTCTTTAAACTATCTCGATCGTGTGGATGGTAATATTGCAAGACTGGCACACGGAGAAAGTTATCAGATCGGAGACAAATACAAAAGTGTGTTTCTTGACTTTTTAAAGAAACACACTTTAAAATCATAGGTTAATAACAATAAGGCTTAAGGTTTAAGTCCGGGCCAGTTTGGCGACACGGTAAAACCTCCAGTTGGATCAACAGGGGCAGTTGGCTGACGACCTGATTGTTTTTGATTTTTGTACAAAAACAATGTTTTTTTTGTCAATGTTAGTTTTTTTCTGGTTAAACTCATGGCTATTATGATTAGTTATAGCCAATGTTATTCTCAAAAAAAAAACTGGGCACCTTTATTATATTACATGCTTAGATTATTATATAAAGACCTGTTAAAATCTTCAAAGGCGATTCGAATTCACCTGATATGCTGGTTCATATTTATTATTTATGAGATGAGCATTTTACAGCTCGTCACTCAGGATCTTCGACCTTTTTTGTTTTATTTTCTATTTTACATACTCAACATTTCTACCTTTTATTTTCAGGCCTTAATCTTATTAAAACGAGGCACAACAAATACCAAAGCTGATTTCTGGCGTATTCCGCTCTTCATTATTTTAGAAATAACGGTCTATTATATTCTTTCTCTGGTAATCGGTTTTAGTCTGACAGAATTAACAATTGCCGAAGCATCTGAGGCTCTATTTAAAATGAGACCCATTGCAAGTACACTTTGGCGCGGCATATATTTCATCTTATATGGATCAGCTTATTACCTCTTGTTCAGTTATAATGACAAAAAACGAAGAGAATTAATTCAGACCATAGAAAACGAACAATTGAAGAATGACCTGCTTCAGGCCGAACAGGATTTTCTGCGTGCACAGATTAATCCTCATTTACTATTTAACACGTTGAGTTTTATTAAATACGCTGCAAAGAAAAAACCGGAAGAGGCTAATGAAGCTATAATGAGATTATCCGGTATCATGGGTTTTGCATTAGAAAATAACAGCCAGACGATCCTGGTTTCCAGAGAACTGGAGCAGGTAGAAAATATCATCAAACTAAACCAGTTAAGATTCAACCATACTTTAAATATTAATTACATTACCCGTTTAACCAACAATCAGGTTACCATTATTCCTATCATTCTGCTCACACTGGTAGAGAACATTTTTAAGCATGGCAACCTGCTGGAAAAAGAACATCCGGCAGAAATCTTTGTTGAATCAACAGATGAATATTTAACTATCAGAACCAGTAATCTGCCAAATTACGATATGAATGTAGAAAGCAGTAAAACCGGACTGGCTAATATCAGCACCAGGTTAGAGCAGTTCTATAAAAACAACTACAAATTCAGCTACACTATGGAAGATAATTTATTCAAAACAGAGCTTGTATTAAGACTTAAAGAATTAATTAAACCACGGTCTTAAATACGTATCTCATTGTTTATTTATTTACATAAATACATAAACATTATTATATGAAATTAACGATCTCTCCAGTCAGTATTACCCGTACACCTGTATTTTCTCATCAGCAGGATTTAGGTATAGTATGGGACGAACTCAAAGCCTACATTCAGGAATCTTCTCCTTCATTTTTTGAAATGATCAAAGATTATGAATACGAAGACCTGCGGTCTTTGGAACCTAAAATCAGATTTACAATCTGGAAGTATTTTAACCGGGCAAAATTCAGGGCAACACCTTACGGAAATTTTGCAGCCTTCTCGGTTATCCCTGTCAGCAAAGAAAGCAATCCGGAACCTGTTACTTTGTCAAAGAGCCATATTGTTCACCGTTTTATCAATTGGCAGGAAAAGGAAAATTTCAATTTTGATTCTAAATGGCTTATCCGCCATGCCGGTTTCTTAACGACCAATACCACCGCCTACATCGGAGGAGGAGAATTACGCTATATCAATACTGATAATGGCACTTTCGAACTATCTGCTATCGAAGCAGAAGAAAC
This portion of the Pedobacter lusitanus genome encodes:
- a CDS encoding sensor histidine kinase, with protein sequence MSILQLVTQDLRPFLFYFLFYILNISTFYFQALILLKRGTTNTKADFWRIPLFIILEITVYYILSLVIGFSLTELTIAEASEALFKMRPIASTLWRGIYFILYGSAYYLLFSYNDKKRRELIQTIENEQLKNDLLQAEQDFLRAQINPHLLFNTLSFIKYAAKKKPEEANEAIMRLSGIMGFALENNSQTILVSRELEQVENIIKLNQLRFNHTLNINYITRLTNNQVTIIPIILLTLVENIFKHGNLLEKEHPAEIFVESTDEYLTIRTSNLPNYDMNVESSKTGLANISTRLEQFYKNNYKFSYTMEDNLFKTELVLRLKELIKPRS